One genomic window of Haliotis asinina isolate JCU_RB_2024 chromosome 4, JCU_Hal_asi_v2, whole genome shotgun sequence includes the following:
- the LOC137281851 gene encoding uncharacterized protein C5orf34 homolog, giving the protein MSSTPSLMVLYTNNAVEVRYCDGSSLQLSPCGASVLHHDRPEAEQHPVTGLRKIQQRCRYVTSEYRQKVLQALDFRNRFADRPYLCDDLLVKDDVVPLYTDIKEVAWPKTGDKSRAEHLPDGSTRIFSIDEFASLSLSQHKRDFTVCYLSKISQDPVKNKSASSSRRSVSCNSSQNKSSDDSQELISAGSNQTLSKTSGCLKGDESECSGVGKMAPLDTGQSGPTTEMSNESDLKTVESVDVATDKEKIKQDRVDPAYTRISTPTNFADEGDPGGGNKAVMPFGRTSMFRRYGAGSTETSPATHDISSISKISSEGLCTTIDVDVTVGHHALSLEQRSASPVLQGQNSGHNAGQLSNSAGNSTGDHSMNRNISNSSEEREKSVMSANSSAERPACRQLYTWVTRHISCNECPNHWRHPLKLAEEKSSERQMDEDNSQLPPSRLPLKIDKKQTIMSSLPHPIPLTCHAPHRHKWAPVDAHQGDLDRFNPGRLKVVMVDGIIYRLIHLPALKVMEIYPGDGSVFLSQGVSGQFYTQILPVGNKLEERTFSLRALPPPMSAAKYSLEKVLKRACRFMCEAVQRDKLSHSEEQPCWQMMPTTVQEPLSVSILEEAYIPGVGRFTAHTNGRVRVVFDDRTSLDMVCNFSRRIEECAQHTADSQQSVNSSLPNVATVTALDNEVDSTTCRLMLPSGKYILVNKLKPGTYHKYVSQAMEWSSWVNASPLDRKHFYERLGQTVNAQGSAALELQKINCFNYIVENTILQPAASKVGAVSMVTGNSGTIDTLGSNHGYSMEYATQYQGMKSAPNSIQQSVTSNQFCPIMDSRTSAQPITDQLASSSWHSAIYPQPMSNSHPAVRYTPPVSMTSRLPSNHVPPSMMYPGNQLHPMGSSDKRTIEMFDGFNSVRHALLQTNKLIQDIDDILDKKG; this is encoded by the exons ATGTCCTCCACACCATCACTGATGGTGCTCTACACCAACAATGCAGTGGAGGTTCGTTACTGTGATGGATCAAGTCTGCAGCTGTCGCCGTGTGGAGCTAGTGTGTTACATCATGACAGACCAGAGGCAGAACAACACCCTGTAACAG GTTTGCGAAAGATACAGCAGCGATGTCGGTATGTGACCAGTGAGTACAGGCAGAAAGTGCTCCAGGCCCTGGACTTCCGAAATCGATTTGCTGACCGACCATATTTGTGTGATGATCTGCTGGTCAAGGATGACGTGGTG CCTTTGTATACAGACATCAAGGAGGTAGCCTGGCCCAAGACTGGTGACAAATCCCGGGCAGAGCACCTCCCAGATGGCAGCACCCGCATCTTTTCCATCGACGAGTTTGCCAGTCTGTCTTTGTCACAACACAAACGTGACTTTACTGTTTGCTATCTGTCAAAAATAAGCCAAGATCCAGTGAAAAATAAGAGTGCATCTTCATCCAGACGGTCAGTGTCTTGCAATTCATCTCAGAACAAGAGCAGTGATGACTCTCAGGAACTGATTTCAGCAGGAAGTAATCAAACATTGAGCAAGACATCTGGGTGTCTCAAAGGTGATGAGTCAGAGTGTAGCGGGGTTGGTAAGATGGCCCCACTTGATACTGGCCAATCTGGTCCCACCACAGAAATGAGTAATGAGTCAGATCTGAAGACAGTTGAATCTGTTGATGTAGCCACAGACAAGGAGAAGATAAAACAGGATCGAGTTGACCCAGCATACACTCGTATTTCCACACCAACTAACTTCGCTGATGAGGGAGACCCAGGGGGAGGGAACAAAGCTGTCATGCCATTTGGTCGTACGTCTATGTTTCGGCGCTACGGTGCAGGGAGCACTGAGACATCACCTGCCACTCACGACATCTCCAGCATCAGCAAGATCTCATCGGAAGGGCTGTGCACAACCATCGATGTCGATGTCACTGTTGGACATCACGCACTCTCCTTGGAACAACGATCAGCCTCGCCAGTATTACAAGGACAAAACAGTGGACACAATGCTGGACAATTGTCAAACAGTGCTGGAAACAGTACAGGGGATCACAGCATGAATCGAAACATAAGTAATTCCTCagaggagagagagaaaagTGTAATGTCTGCCAACAGCAGTGCAGAGAGACCAGCCTGCCGTCAGCTGTACACATGGGTCACCAGACACATATCCTGTAACGAGTGTCCCAATCACTGGCGTCATCCACTGAAACTTGCTGAGGAGAAATCGTCTGAGAGACAAATGG ATGAAGACAACAGTCAGCTACCCCCAAGTCGCCTCCCATTGAAGATTGACAAGAAACAAACCATCatgtcctccctccctcacccGATCCCCCTCACCTGCCACGCCCCACACCGTCACAAGTGGGCACCTGTTGATGCCCATCAGGGTGACCTGGACAGATTCAACCCTGGTCGACTCaaagtggtgatggtggatgGGATTATATACAG ACTGATCCACTTGCCTGCTCTGAAAGTTATGGAGATCTACCCCGGGGACGGCAGTGTCTTCCTCTCACAGGGTGTATCTGGACAATTCTACACCCAGATCCTTCCTGTTGGGAATAAG CTCGAGGAGAGGACCTTCTCTTTACGAGCACTTCCTCCACCCATGTCTGCTGCCAAGTACTCTCTGGAGAAGGTTCTCAAGAGGGCATGTAG ATTCATGTGTGAAGCAGTACAAAGAGACAAGTTGTCCCACTCTGAGGAGCAACCATGCTGGCAG ATGATGCCTACAACAGTCCAGGAACCTCTGTCAGTGAGCATCCTTGAAGAGGCATACATCCCCGGTGTGGGTCGCTTCACGGCACATACCAACGGTCGGGTACGGGTAGTGTTTGATGACAGGACGTCCCTGGACATGGTGTGCAACTTCTCCAGGCGTATCGAGGAATGTGCACAGCATACTGCAGACAGTCAGCAG AGTGTAAACTCCTCCCTCCCAAACGTTGCAACTGTCACTGCACTTGACAACGAAGTTGACAGCACCACCTGTCGCCTCATGCTACCATCTGGGAAATACATCCTAGTCAACAAGTTGAAGCCAGGGACATACCACAA ATATGTAAGTCAGGCCATGGAGTGGTCATCATGGGTAAATGCTTCCCCTCTGGACAGGAAGCATTTCTACGAGAGACTGGGACAGACAGTCAACGCCCAAGG GTCAGCAGCCTTGGAGCTTCAGAAGATAAACTGTTTCAACT ACATTGTTGAGAACACCATCCTGCAACCTGCAGCCAGTAAGGTTGGTGCTGTATCCATGGTAACAGGGAACAGTGGTACAATTGACACTTTGGGAAGTAACCATGGTTACAGCATGGAATATGCAACACAGTATCAAGGAATGAAATCTGCACCCAACAGTATTCAACAATCTGTGACATCGAATCAATTCTGTCCTATTATGGATAGTCGAACATCTGCTCAACCAATCACAGACCAGTTAGCATCAAGCTCATggcattcagcaatatatccACAACCAATGAGCAACAGTCATCCAGCAGTACGTTACACTCCTCCAGTGTCAATGACCTCTAGACTACCATCCAATCATGTTCCACctagcatgatgtatccaggCAACCAGCTTCATCCAATGGGATCAAGTGATAAACGCACTATTGAAATGTTTGATGGATTTAATTCAGTGAGACACGCTCTTCTGCAAACGAACAAACTCATACAAGATATCGATGACATACTGGACAAGAAAGGTTGA